A region of the Pseudomonas silesiensis genome:
TAGAGGGAAATCTGCGCCGCACGCTGCCAGGAACCGCCGAGACGGTCGACGTTACCTAGCAGAAGTGACAGGCCCATGGGCAGGCTGAGGGCAACCGCCATCACCATGCAGGTGAAAAAACTGCCGACCGGTTGCTTGCCCAAGCGACGCAAACTATCGAGCAGGCTGGCACGATGGCTTTCGATCCAGGCGCGCAACAGCGTGGCGAAATCCGGACCATCGTCATCGTCGCGTTTTTTCTTCTGCGGTTGCGGATCGGCACCCTTGGGCGCTACGCGCTCGGACACCTTGGGGCTGCGTGTCGCACTCATACAGCGGCCTCCCCATCGCCGATCAATCGGCCGCGTTGCAGGGTCAGCATGCGGTGACGCATGCGAGCGATCAGCGCCAGGTCGTGACTGGCGATCAGTACGCTGGTACCCAGACGGTTGATGTCTTCGAAGACGCCCATGATTTCGGCTGCCAGGCGCGGGTCGAGGTTACCGGTCGGTTCGTCCGCCAGCAGCAAGGCCGGGCGGTGGACGATGGCACGGGCGATGCCGACGCGCTGTTGCTGCCCGGTAGACAGATCGCCCGGGTACAGATCGGTCTTGTCCGACAGCGCCACGCGCTCCAGGGCCGAATCCACGCGCTTGACGATCTCGGCCTTGGACAGACCAAGAATCTGCAACGGCAATGCGACGTTGTTGAACACCGTGCGATCGAACAACAGTTGGTGGTTCTGGAACACCACGCCGATCTGCCGACGCAGGAAAGGTATCTGCGCGTTGCTGATGGTGGCCAGGTCTTGCCCGGCCAGCAGCAATTTGCCCGTGGTCGGGCGCTCCATGGCCAGCAGCAGCCGCAACAAGGTGCTTTTACCGGCGCCGGAATGGCCGGTCACAAACAAGAATTCGCCCCGACGGACTCGAAAGCTCAGCTCATGCAAGCCGACGTGACCGTTCGGATAGCGTTTACCGACCTGTTCGAAACGAATCATGAACGCTCCCGCTCGGCAAACAGTGCCTGGACAAAGGGTTCTGCTTCAAAAGTACGTAAATCATCGATGCCTTCACCGACACCGATATAGCGGATCGGCAGGCCAAACTGCTTGGCCAGGGCGAAAATCACCCCGCCCTTGGCGGTGCCGTCCAGTTTAGTCAATGCCAGGCCGGTCAGTTCGACGGTCTGATTGAACTGCTTGGCCTGGTTGATGGCGTTCTGGCCGGTGCCGGCATCCAGTACCAGCAACACTTCGTGGGGCGCGTCGGCATCGAGCTTGCCGATCACCCGGCGCACCTTCTTCAGCTCTTCCATCAAGTTGTCTTTGGTGTGCAGGCGACCGGCGGTGTCGGCGATCAAAACGTCGATGCCACGGGCCTTGGCGGCCTGCACGGCGTCGAAGATCACCGAGGCCGAGTCGGCGCCGGTGTGCTGGGCAATCACCGGGATCTTGTTGCGTTCGCCCCAGACCTGCAATTGCTCGACCGCTGCGGCGCGGAACGTGTCACCCGCCGCCAGCATGACTTTCTTGCCTTCGAGTTGCAGCTTCTTCGCCAGCTTGCCGATGGTGGTGGTCTTGCCGGCGCCGTTGACGCCGACCACCAGAATCACGAACGGCTTGTTCTGCGAGGTGATCTTCAGCGGCTGCTCGACAGGTTTGAGCATGGCCGCGAGCTCGGCCTGCAGGGACTTGTAGAGCGCGTTCGCATCAGCCAGCTCTTTGCGTGCCACCTTTTGCGTCAGGCGCTGGATGATCACCGAAGTGGCTTCGACGCCCACGTCAGCGGTCAGCAGACGGGTCTCGATGTCTTCGAGCAGCTCGTCATCGATGATCTTCTTGCCCAGGAACAGGCTGGCCATGCCTTCGCCGATGCTGGCGCTGGTCTTGGACAGGCCTTGCTTGAGGCGGGCGAAGAAACCGGCTTTGGTTTCCTCGGCACGCGCAGGCTCTGCGGGGGCCTCGACGGGCACGACAGGTGCCGGGGCAACGGGCGCAACAACGGGAACGGGGGCCGGAGCAACCGGAGCGGTAACCGGAACGGGAGCTGGAACAACCGGGGCAGGAACAGGAGCGGGTGCTGGAGCAACTGGAGCAACTGGAGCAACAAACCCTGGCGCTACAGGCTCCGGCATCGACCGAACAGGCTCAGCCACCACGACTGGCGCGATCACCGGCACGACCACCGGTGGCTGAACCGGCTCGGGCGCAAAAGCAGTCGGGGCTGGAATCGGCGGCGCAATGTGCGGCGCCAGCTCATCTTCGACCAAGGCCACCGGTTCTTCCGCCACAGGCAACGTCAGCCATGGCTCGGCAGCGGGGGTCAGCGGCAACGGGGGCACCGTTTCGGCCACAACACGGGGCCCGGGCTCGGTGACCGGTTGCAGCACCGGTTCGGCGATCGGCAAGACCGTCGGCGCGGGCTTTTCATCGAT
Encoded here:
- the ftsE gene encoding cell division ATP-binding protein FtsE, coding for MIRFEQVGKRYPNGHVGLHELSFRVRRGEFLFVTGHSGAGKSTLLRLLLAMERPTTGKLLLAGQDLATISNAQIPFLRRQIGVVFQNHQLLFDRTVFNNVALPLQILGLSKAEIVKRVDSALERVALSDKTDLYPGDLSTGQQQRVGIARAIVHRPALLLADEPTGNLDPRLAAEIMGVFEDINRLGTSVLIASHDLALIARMRHRMLTLQRGRLIGDGEAAV
- the ftsY gene encoding signal recognition particle-docking protein FtsY, whose translation is MFGSNDDKKAPAAAGEKKSLFGWLRKKPQEPVVEQPQPQPLPEQPEPTPAPVIDEKPAPTVLPIAEPVLQPVTEPGPRVVAETVPPLPLTPAAEPWLTLPVAEEPVALVEDELAPHIAPPIPAPTAFAPEPVQPPVVVPVIAPVVVAEPVRSMPEPVAPGFVAPVAPVAPAPAPVPAPVVPAPVPVTAPVAPAPVPVVAPVAPAPVVPVEAPAEPARAEETKAGFFARLKQGLSKTSASIGEGMASLFLGKKIIDDELLEDIETRLLTADVGVEATSVIIQRLTQKVARKELADANALYKSLQAELAAMLKPVEQPLKITSQNKPFVILVVGVNGAGKTTTIGKLAKKLQLEGKKVMLAAGDTFRAAAVEQLQVWGERNKIPVIAQHTGADSASVIFDAVQAAKARGIDVLIADTAGRLHTKDNLMEELKKVRRVIGKLDADAPHEVLLVLDAGTGQNAINQAKQFNQTVELTGLALTKLDGTAKGGVIFALAKQFGLPIRYIGVGEGIDDLRTFEAEPFVQALFAERERS